In a single window of the Streptomyces sp. HUAS ZL42 genome:
- a CDS encoding SRPBCC family protein translates to MAGARRETRAEPATADREIVISRVIDAPRELVFEAFTEVRHLSRWWGPEGFTTATRSFEFHEGGEWEFVLHGPDGTDYSEWIRWLRITPPERIVLLHGESRDDPNAFESVLTFAPDGAATRIVMRTVFPTKELRDEAVEKYHAIEGGQQTLSSLAAYVTDLARKGAEG, encoded by the coding sequence ATGGCAGGGGCAAGGCGAGAAACGCGGGCCGAGCCGGCGACGGCCGACCGGGAGATCGTGATCTCCCGGGTCATCGACGCCCCGCGGGAGCTGGTGTTCGAGGCGTTCACCGAGGTCCGGCACCTGTCGCGATGGTGGGGTCCGGAGGGCTTCACCACCGCCACGCGGTCCTTCGAGTTCCACGAGGGCGGGGAGTGGGAATTCGTGCTGCACGGGCCGGACGGGACCGACTACTCCGAGTGGATCCGCTGGCTGCGGATCACCCCGCCGGAGCGGATCGTGCTGCTGCACGGTGAGTCCCGCGACGACCCGAACGCCTTCGAGTCGGTCCTGACCTTCGCGCCGGACGGCGCGGCGACCCGGATCGTGATGCGCACAGTGTTCCCCACCAAGGAACTGCGCGACGAGGCGGTCGAGAAGTACCACGCGATCGAGGGCGGCCAGCAGACCCTGAGCAGTCTGGCGGCCTACGTCACCGACCTCGCGCGAAAGGGGGCGGAGGGCTGA
- a CDS encoding ArsR/SmtB family transcription factor has translation MARAATTSDAFNAIAEPQRRDILALLRAGERPVTDVARELGMSQPGASKHLRVLREVGLVRVRGVGKQRLYGLDARGLRPVHEWVGGFERFWNESFDRLDTYVQDLKQTRQEE, from the coding sequence GTGGCACGAGCAGCGACGACGTCGGACGCGTTCAACGCGATCGCCGAGCCGCAACGCCGGGACATCCTGGCGCTGCTGCGGGCCGGTGAGCGGCCGGTGACCGACGTGGCCCGGGAGCTGGGGATGAGCCAGCCGGGGGCGTCCAAGCACCTGCGGGTACTCCGGGAGGTGGGGCTGGTGCGGGTCCGCGGAGTGGGCAAGCAGCGCCTCTACGGCCTGGACGCCCGTGGGCTGCGGCCGGTCCACGAGTGGGTCGGCGGATTCGAGCGGTTCTGGAACGAGAGTTTCGACCGGCTGGACACCTACGTGCAGGACCTCAAGCAGACACGGCAGGAGGAATGA
- a CDS encoding CoA-binding protein yields the protein MLTMKDAAAEFLALKRIAVTGVSRASKEHGANYVYKRLRKRGYQVFAINPNADKVEGDRCYADLKSVPGGVEGVVIGTRPETAEATVRECAELGITHVWMHSPAAGPGSVSKTAAQYGRDHGITVIEGGCPLMFSPTSDPGHRLMRLAFTPSGKVPKEVATP from the coding sequence ATGCTCACCATGAAGGACGCCGCCGCGGAGTTCCTGGCCCTCAAACGCATCGCGGTGACCGGAGTCTCCAGGGCGTCGAAGGAACACGGCGCCAACTACGTCTACAAGCGGCTGCGCAAGCGCGGCTACCAGGTGTTCGCGATCAACCCGAACGCGGACAAGGTGGAGGGTGATCGCTGCTACGCCGACCTGAAGTCCGTCCCCGGCGGGGTCGAGGGCGTCGTCATCGGAACGCGACCGGAGACCGCGGAGGCCACCGTGCGCGAGTGCGCTGAACTCGGCATCACGCATGTATGGATGCACAGCCCCGCGGCGGGACCCGGCAGCGTGTCCAAGACGGCCGCGCAGTACGGGCGTGACCATGGGATCACGGTGATCGAGGGCGGGTGCCCGCTGATGTTCTCGCCCACATCCGATCCCGGCCACCGGCTGATGCGCCTCGCCTTCACCCCGTCCGGCAAGGTGCCCAAGGAGGTGGCCACGCCCTGA
- a CDS encoding dihydrofolate reductase family protein produces MAGKVFFSVTMSLDGFIAPESVPVDDFFAPDKHDDPDVRRWMAQWTELQQWLFPLRFIRENLKLGEGGEEGRDNDVARETFERTGASVMGKRMFDLGEQSWPEEAPFHTPVFVVTHTKRDPWERPGGTTFHFVNDGIEHALDQAREAAGERDVRIAGGGATILEHLNAGLVDEFSIALSPVLLGAGTRLFDGVDASKVALEQVRSEPSSRVTHLTYAVHPR; encoded by the coding sequence ATGGCCGGGAAGGTGTTCTTCAGCGTGACGATGTCGCTGGACGGCTTCATCGCGCCCGAGTCCGTGCCCGTTGACGACTTCTTCGCACCCGATAAGCACGACGACCCGGACGTTCGGCGTTGGATGGCGCAGTGGACGGAGCTGCAGCAGTGGCTGTTCCCGCTGCGGTTCATCCGGGAGAACCTGAAGCTGGGCGAGGGCGGCGAGGAGGGCCGCGACAACGACGTAGCGCGAGAGACGTTCGAGCGTACCGGCGCGAGCGTCATGGGCAAGCGCATGTTCGACCTCGGCGAGCAGTCATGGCCGGAGGAGGCGCCCTTCCACACCCCGGTCTTCGTCGTGACGCACACCAAGCGCGACCCGTGGGAGCGGCCCGGCGGCACCACGTTCCACTTCGTCAACGACGGCATCGAGCACGCCCTCGACCAGGCCCGCGAGGCCGCAGGCGAGCGCGACGTCCGCATCGCCGGCGGCGGCGCGACGATCCTGGAACACCTGAACGCCGGCCTGGTCGACGAGTTCTCGATCGCGCTGTCACCGGTGCTTCTCGGCGCCGGCACCCGCCTGTTCGACGGCGTGGACGCGTCCAAGGTCGCGCTGGAGCAGGTCCGTTCGGAGCCGTCGTCGCGGGTGACGCACCTGACCTACGCTGTGCACCCACGGTAG
- a CDS encoding alpha/beta hydrolase, with protein sequence MALHFTSEQRLDDGVFEREFSLGEIPGILWTPASASAPSPLILLGHPPLGLHKMYPRLVARARYAAADGFAAATIELPGSGDRPRWAAAEQARADLRQAVEAGEPVSDEIIDALILPLVDKAVPEWQAALDALLSLPEIGGPVGYSGGVISIGVRLAVVEPRIVAAGLFAGSFVPRAMFEEARQVTIPLHVLLQWDDGTNDRQAALDLFDAFGSKEKSLHANMGGHTGVPQFAADAAAQFFTRHLK encoded by the coding sequence ATGGCCCTTCACTTCACTTCCGAACAGCGCCTCGATGACGGTGTCTTCGAACGCGAATTCAGCCTCGGCGAGATCCCCGGCATCCTGTGGACGCCCGCATCCGCATCCGCACCGTCGCCGCTGATCCTGCTCGGCCACCCTCCTCTCGGGCTGCACAAGATGTACCCCCGACTGGTGGCGCGGGCCCGGTACGCCGCGGCGGATGGCTTCGCCGCGGCCACCATCGAGCTTCCCGGGAGCGGTGACCGGCCCCGTTGGGCCGCCGCCGAGCAGGCCCGCGCCGACCTGCGCCAGGCTGTGGAAGCCGGCGAGCCGGTCAGCGACGAGATCATCGACGCCCTCATCCTCCCGCTCGTTGACAAGGCGGTCCCGGAATGGCAGGCCGCCCTTGACGCCCTCTTGTCGCTGCCCGAGATCGGCGGCCCGGTCGGGTACTCGGGGGGAGTGATCTCCATCGGCGTTCGCCTTGCAGTGGTCGAGCCGCGCATCGTGGCCGCCGGTTTGTTCGCCGGGAGTTTCGTGCCTCGCGCCATGTTCGAGGAGGCCCGCCAGGTCACCATTCCGCTGCACGTCCTGCTGCAGTGGGACGACGGAACGAACGACCGGCAGGCGGCCCTGGACCTGTTCGACGCCTTCGGCTCCAAGGAGAAGTCCCTGCACGCCAATATGGGCGGGCACACCGGCGTCCCGCAGTTCGCAGCGGACGCCGCGGCCCAGTTCTTCACCCGGCACCTGAAGTGA